A stretch of Arachis hypogaea cultivar Tifrunner chromosome 15, arahy.Tifrunner.gnm2.J5K5, whole genome shotgun sequence DNA encodes these proteins:
- the LOC112748559 gene encoding uncharacterized protein — protein sequence MVEAMSWHHNERVKDGSLRHPADGESWKAFDSRHEDFSKEPHNVRLGLAIDGFNLFQTLSSTHSTWPIVLMGNNIDVFLQPLIEELKELWELGVETYDSKENKTFNMRACLLWIINNFPTYAMLSGWSTKGKLACPCCNDETSSIYLKHSHKTIYMDHRMFLPMNHPWRHNKRSFNGKTELRAPPQLLDRTTVFYILQGIDNSFGKKQRRSKNGILNWKKWSVFFDLPYWKFNMFRHNLNVMHIEKNIVDSIIGTLLDIFGKTKDHAAARFDLKDMGIRKNLQPRYMSDGKRTKLAKCVKKGAKLPDGSASNIARCVQQTEKKISCYKTHDAHFMLHYLLQVPIKSILPDHVAMALVRLCSFFRRICQKVISMDEVVNLEAEIVKTLCRLERIFPPSFFDIMVHLLIHLAIELRLGGPVQYRWMYPVERHMCTLKSYVRNRSHPEGSIAEGYLANECINFYSRYLNEDVQTRLNRVPRNNDEL from the exons ATGGTTGAAGCTATGTCTTGGCATCATAATGAACGTGTTAAAGATGGGTCGTTAAGGCATCCTGCTGATGGTGAATCTTGGAAAGCATTTGACAGTCGACATGAAGATTTTTCAAAGGAGCCTCATAATGTGAGACTTGGCTTAGCAATCGACGGATTCAATCTGTTTCAAACTTTGAGTAGTACACATAGTACATGGCCTATTGTTCTGATG GGAAATAATATTGATGTCTTTCTTCAACCACTaattgaagaattaaaagaattGTGGGAGTTAGGTGTCGAAACATATGATTCCAAAGAGAACAAAACATTCAACATGAGAGCATGTCTTTTATGGATAATTAACAACTTCCCTACGTATGCTATGTTATCTGGGTGGAGTACAAAGGGAAAATTGGCTTGTCCATGTTGTAATGATGAGACTTCTTCTATATATCTGAAACATAGCCACAAGACTATTTATATGGATCATCGAATGTTTTTACCCATGAACCATCCATGGAGACATAATAAAAGATCTTTCAATGGGAAAACTGAACTTAGGGCTCCACCGCAGTTGTTAGACAGAACAACTGTATTTTATATATTGCAAGGGATAGATAATTCTTTTGGGAAGAAGCAAAGGAGATCAAAGAATGGcattttaaattggaaaaaatggtCAGTCTTTTTTGATTTACCATATTGGAAGTTCAACATGTTTAGACACAACCTTAAtgtcatgcacatagagaagaatatAGTTGATAGCATAATTGGAacgcttttggatatttttggaaagaCAAAAGATCATGCAGCTGCGCGTTTTGACCTTAAAGACATGGGTATCAGGAAAAACCTTCAACCAAGATATATGAGTGATGGTAAAAGAACTAAGTTAGCAAAG TGTGTTAAAAAAGGGGCAAAATTACCAGACGGCAGCGCTTCCAATATCGCTCGATGTGTGCAgcaaacagaaaagaagatttcTTGTTACAAGACCCATGATGCTCATTTCATGTTACATTACTTGTTGCAAGTACCGATCAAGAGCATACTCCCTGACCATGTTGCCATGGCTTTAGTTCGATTATGTTCATTTTTTCGCCGGATATGTCAGAAGGTAATTAGCATGGATGAGGTAGTTAACTTAGAAGCTGAGATTGTTAAGACATTATGCCGATTGGAGAGGATTTTTCCTCCAAGCTTTTTTGACATAATGGTGCACTTGCTTATCCATTTGGCAATTGAATTGAGGTTAGGTGGTCCAGTTCAATATCGTTGGATGTACCCTGTTGAACGACATATGTGCACACTAAAATCGTACGTTCGTAACAGAAGTCATCCAGAAGGATCTATTGCTGAAGGATATTTGGCGAATGAGTGTATTAATTTTTACTCAAGATATTTGAATGAAGATGTCCAGACAAGATTAAACAGAGTCCCTCGAAACAATGATGAGCTGTGA